A genome region from Engraulis encrasicolus isolate BLACKSEA-1 chromosome 6, IST_EnEncr_1.0, whole genome shotgun sequence includes the following:
- the LOC134450217 gene encoding uncharacterized protein LOC134450217 has product MCSTMFSCNTSAITDWSYFLSQILPLMNKSTGFVHDSIDKVDAVTNPMVTALEPDLAGMSASHPPLDTNHTSGLEHIFQYSYSENNQPYTDYRTPQKDIPLPKAVLYLVMAALVVVAVAYAIVGHLVKDLVQEFVDWIFGSRTVRANSTKSDLPCITTSTSANQSMDTQLQILETNFICHDLPDYSGAMRDEEIVVTIDQSLTLPREAYSGT; this is encoded by the exons ATGTGCAGCACTATGTTTTCTTGTAACACCAGTGCCATCACGGACTGGAGTTATTTCCTGTCACAGATCCTGCCGCTGATGAACAAGTCTACGGGGTTCGTGCATGACAGCATTGACAAAGTGGACGCCGTCACGAATCCTATGGTGACCGCTCTAGAGCCCGACCTGGCCGGGATGAGCGCAAGCCACCCGCCGCTGGATACCAATCACACGTCCGGACTGGAGCACATATTCCAGTACTCGTATTCCGAAAACAATCAACCGTACACGGACTACAGGACGCCGCAGAAGGACATCCCTCTGCCCAAAGCAGTGCTCTACTTGGTCATGGCTGCGTTAGTAGTAGTGGCTGTAGCGTACGCCATCGTTGGACACCTTGTCAAAGATCTGGTCCAGGAATTTGTTG ACTGGATATTTGGTTCGCGTACAGTCCGAGCGAACAGCACCAAGAGTGACCTCCCCtgcatcaccaccagcaccagtgcGAACCAGTCCATGGATACCCAGCTACAGATTCTGGAAACAAATTTCATCTGCCATGACCTCCCCGATTACTCAGGAGCCATGAGGGACGAGGAGATAGTGGTCACCATCGACCAATCACTGACACTACCTCGGGAAGCCTACAGCGGGACCTAA